The following are encoded together in the Triticum dicoccoides isolate Atlit2015 ecotype Zavitan chromosome 6B, WEW_v2.0, whole genome shotgun sequence genome:
- the LOC119321497 gene encoding BTB/POZ and MATH domain-containing protein 1-like, translated as MAEHCNISAAIVAESEERSYAFKIEGYSRTKRLIKYYESVTSPRFCVGGHDWILRYYLDNLDLVPIYLILDSADAKDVKAKAGFCLLDKDGVPVPSCSSTFQENVFQSKGSSGCGVGYSIKHEDLERSPYLIDDCFTIRCDVTVMREFKGQENGRFVQVPPSDLHRHLGDLLQSADGTDVTFQVDGKTFSAHQSVLAARSPVFKAQLFGPMKDSSDDLIMVDDMEADVFGSLLHFIYTDSLPQMSREGDNEGVAASHLLVAADRYDVQRLKLICEEKLCSHIDTDTVATSLVLAEQHSCHGLKEACLQFLVSPSNLEGMKVSDAYVHLKSSCPSVLKELIARLLPAELKAAKDIVMAI; from the coding sequence ATGGCAGAGCACTGCAATATTTCTGCCGCCATTGTAGCCGAATCCGAGGAAAGATCATATGCCTTCAAGATAGAGGGATACTCAAGAACCAAGCGGCTGATCAAGTACTACGAGAGCGTGACATCTCCCCGTTTCTGCGTCGGAGGTCACGACTGGATTCTGAGGTACTACCTGGACAATTTGGATCTAGTACCCATCTACCTGATTCTCGATTCTGCTGATGCAAAAGACGTGAAGGCGAAGGCCGGGTTCTGTTTACTCGACAAGGACGGGGTACCGGTGCCGTCGTGCAGTAGCACCTTCCAAGAAAATGTCTTCCAAAGCAAAGGATCATCCGGGTGCGGCGTTGGCTATTCCATCAAGCACGAGGACCTGGAGAGATCCCCGTACCTGATAGACGACTGCTTCACCATCCGGTGCGACGTCACGGTCATGAGGGAGTTCAAGGGCCAAGAAAATGGCCGGTTCGTCCAGGTCCCTCCGAGCGACTTGCACCGGCATCTCGGCGACCTCCTGCAGAGCGCGGATGGAACGGACGTGACCTTTCAAGTCGACGGCAAGACCTTCTCAGCCCATCAGTCTGTGCTCGCTGCTCGGTCGCCTGTGTTTAAGGCACAGCTCTTCGGCCCCATGAAGGATAGTTCTGATGATCTGATTATGGTTGATGACATGGAAGCCGACGTGTTCGGATCCTTGCTCCATTTCATATACACCGACTCGCTCCCGCAGATGAGTCGTGAGGGAGACAATGAAGGTGTGGCAGCCAGTCATCTCCTGGTAGCGGCGGATAGGTACGACGTTCAAAGGCTTAAGCTAATCTGTGAGGAGAAACTGTGCAGCCACATTGACACGGACACGGTGGCGACCAGTTTGGTTTTGGCTGAGCAACATAGCTGCCATGGGCTCAAGGAAGCATGTCTACAGTTCCTCGTTTCTCCGTCCAATTTGGAGGGGATGAAAGTAAGCGATGCCTACGTGCATCTCAAAAGCAGTTGCCCATCTGTTCTCAAGGAGCTGATTGCTAGACTCCTGCCTGCTGAATTGAAAGCGGCCAAGGATATTGTCATGGCAATTTAG